GACGACCTCCGCACGCTGGGCAAGTGGGGCGTGGTGCAGGTGATCTCCATCACGCACGACGACACGCCGCCGGCGCTGGTGCAGCGCTTCCGCTCGTCGCAGGGGCGCCCGCTCAAGGCGCTGCTGGAGCAGGTGCTGCCGCCGGACACCCCCGGCCGCGCCCGCGCCATCGTGGACTCGGCCGCCGAGGTGGTGGCGGTGGGCGGCCACGGCCGCGACCTGGCCCGCACGCTCCACCTGTCGCGCCGCACGCTGCTGCGCTGGTGCGAGCGCGCGGAGCTGCCGCCGCCGCGCAAGCTGCTGGCGTGGATGCGCATCCTGCTGGCCGCCGAGCTGCTGGACGACCCGGGCCGCACGGTGCTTAGCGTGGCGCACGCCTGCGGCTACTCGTCGGACAGCGGCCTGCGCCGCGTGACGCAGAAGTTCGTGGGCAGCAGCCCCACCGAGCTGCGCCGCCGCGGCGCGTTCGCCCGGTCGTCCAAGTCGTTCCTGGAGGTACTGGCGAAGTACCGCAAGCCGTCGTCGTTCTAACCGGCTGCACGGTCGCACCGCGAGAGGCGGAGATCCCTGCGATCTCCGCCTCTCGCGTTTTCGGCAGATGCCGCGCATCTTCCCTCCGCCGTTCCAGGACGATCCATCCGTGTTCCCCGATCCGTCCCGAGGACGCGCATCTGCCCCGCATCTCCCGTAGCCGCTCCCGAACTCCCCCGGTGCCAATGGACGTGGTCTTCCCTTCGATCTTCCGGCGCTACCTGGCATCGGCCGTAGACGGGCTGGTGGTGCTCGCGCTGGTGCTCGCCGTCGTCTATGCGGTGCAGGGCGACGGCGCGCTCGGCGTGCTGCGCGTGGCGCTCCTGCTGGTCGTGGTGTTCGGGTACGAGCCGCTGCTCACCAGCCGCGGGTGCACGGCGGGGCAGTGGCTGATGGGCTTCCGCGTGCGGCGTGACGCGAAGCCGGCGGAGCGCATCGGAGTGGCGGCGGCCCTCGTGCGGTACGTGGTGAAGGGCGTGCTGGGCTTCTTCTCGTTCTTCGCCATCTCGTTCACCCGCAGGCGACGCGCGCTGCACGACATGGCCGCGGGCTCCGTGGC
This Longimicrobiaceae bacterium DNA region includes the following protein-coding sequences:
- a CDS encoding helix-turn-helix domain-containing protein; protein product: MKIGARPLLVLHGDEHFRERVRKVAGREYTFQSVPDWPSLEEAVRESPPSALVVVNPYEESNGRVGPSPSLRSLLVEFPSTAVFAAMEVTPERFDDLRTLGKWGVVQVISITHDDTPPALVQRFRSSQGRPLKALLEQVLPPDTPGRARAIVDSAAEVVAVGGHGRDLARTLHLSRRTLLRWCERAELPPPRKLLAWMRILLAAELLDDPGRTVLSVAHACGYSSDSGLRRVTQKFVGSSPTELRRRGAFARSSKSFLEVLAKYRKPSSF
- a CDS encoding RDD family protein, whose product is MDVVFPSIFRRYLASAVDGLVVLALVLAVVYAVQGDGALGVLRVALLLVVVFGYEPLLTSRGCTAGQWLMGFRVRRDAKPAERIGVAAALVRYVVKGVLGFFSFFAISFTRRRRALHDMAAGSVAVDVRS